TGGGAATCATTCTGGGTCGCCTGGAATTTGCCATGGAAAAAGTCCACAAAAATGATTCAGTATATGTTGACTTGAAAGAAATTGAAACTGCGGCAAAGCGATCAGCTGATATCACAAATCAGCTGCTGGCCTTTGCCAGAAAACAACCGGTCTCACCCAGACAGCTGGATTTGAACGATACGGTAAAATACATGCTCAATCTGCTGCGTCGCCTCATCGGTAAAGACATTGATCTGATCTGGAAGCCGGGCGGTTCTTTATGGCCTTTAAAAATGGATCCCTCCCAGATCGACCAAATCCTTGCCAATTTATGTGTCAATGCCCGGGATGCCATCACCGGTGTCGGCAGTCTTACCATAGAAACCGGCAAACAGTCTTTTGATGAAAAATTTTGCAGTGAACATCCGGGTTTCATTCCCGGTGATTTTGTGCGGTTGACCATCAGTGATACCGGTTGCGGCATGGACAAAAACACGCTGGACAATATCTTTGAACCTTTTTTCACTACCAAGGGAGTCGGCCGGGGAACCGGTCTGGGACTTTCAACCGTCTACGGCATCGTAAAACAGAATAAAGGATTCATCCATGTCCACAGTGAGCCCGGCCAAGGGACCAGTTTCAACATCTATCTACCCCGATTTAAAGGTCAAAACAAAACTAACATGACGATGACGGGGGAAAAAGCAGCTTCAGGCGGAACAGAAACCATACTGCTTGTGGAAGATGACCCTGCCATTCTCAGAATGACCCGTTCAATGCTGGAACGAAACGGGTATTCAGTGATTTCTGCGGCCACACCCAGACAAGCCCTGACAGCGATGAAAAACCATGCCGGCACCATTGATCTGCTGCTGACCGATGTGATCATGCCGGAGATGAACGGCCAGGACCTGGCAGAAAAAATCACGGCGATTAATCCGGTCATCAAACGGTTGTTCATGTCCGGATATACCGCTGATATCATCACCCATCATACAATTTTGAACGATTCCGCGGCATTTATTCAAAAACCTTTTTCAATGGCTGATCTGGCAGAAAAACTGCGAGGACTGCTGGATGGAAAATAAACAGGAAAAACAGACCCAACAGTTTCTCGAAGCCATTAACAAAACCACTATCGACGGTTTCTGGGCTCTGAACACACAAGGAATCATTGTCGAAGTCAATGATGCATTCTGCCTGATGACCGGATATTCCAGAAAGGAGCTGGTGGGAATGACCATTGGAAATCTGGATACCATCGAATCTTTCGACATCACGGCCGCCCGGATTGAACGAATTGTCACCAATGGATCAGAATCGTTTGAAACCCGGCATCGCCGAAAGGACGGGACCACCTTTCCCATAGAAATTTCCGCCACCTGGATGACCTCGAACGGCGGACGACTGATTTGCTTCGGCCGGGATATCACGGAACGCAAACAAACTGAAAACCGGATTCGCCATCTTCAGAAATCAGAAAGCCTGGACCGCATGGCTGGTGCTATGGCCCATCATTACAACAATCTGTTGACTTCTGTAATGGGAAACCTGGAAATGGCCATGGAAGCACTGCCTAAAAACAGCCGAATCACCTCGAATCTGAAAGGGGCCATGCAGGCGGCGGAACGCATTTCAAAACTGGGAACCACCATGCGGATCTATCTGGGACAGACACATCCATCCCAAAAACGGCTGAATCTGTCAGAAACCTGCCGAAATGCTGTTTCAACACATCTGCCGGATTTCCCATCATGGATCTTACTGGAAACAAATTTCTTTGAACCAGGCCCAATGATCCGGGCGAACACGGACGAAATCGGACAGCTTCTGAAAATTCTGCTCAACAATGCCAGGGAAGCTATTGGGGATCAACCCGGAACCATATATGTCAGCACCTGTGAGGTGCTTGCCGGAAAAATTACTGGGACCTTGCGTCTCCCAGTGGATTTTCGACCTGAGGGTTCCGATTTTGCCTGTATCCGGATTCAGGACACCGGCCCGGGTATTCCGGAGAAGAATCTTGAAAAAATATTCGATCCTTTCTATTCTACTAAATTTGTCGGCCGGGGACTGGGACTGCCCATTGCCCTGGGTACCATAAAATCTTTGGGCGGCTGCATCACAGTGACGGCAGATGCGGGAAGCGGCCCGGTTTTCCAAATTTTTATACCGATTTCAGACAAACCTGTTCAAGGAGACTGATTCATTGAAAGATATCAGGAAAATGGGCGATTTCATATCCAGTAGATTTTTTGCTATTTTGACTCAAATATCAGCCCTGACTTATTTTGCAGTTATCCTGTTCCTGTTAACATCACTTCTATCGGGATCCAAAGACCTGATGGCCGCTCCAAAACTGCTGCCGATAATGCGAATTTCCGTGGAAAACACGGCATCCCATTTTCAGACCCGGGCTGTGGAACGGTTTGCACAGCAACTGAAAACCGCCCTGGACAAACGGATCGATGTCCAGTTTTTTTCTAATGCCCGGTTGTTCAGAGATGCGGATGTGATCCGGGCTTTGGGCCAGGGAAAAATTGAAATGGCGGTTCCCGGCACCTGGCACGTCACCCGGTACGTACCGGATGTCGGGGTGTTTCAGCTGCCGGTATTTTACGGCAGAAGCGCCCAGGACATCTACAGCATCCTGGACAGCCCCCTGGGAAAAAATCTCAACGCCCGCATCGAAAAAACCCTGAATTTCAAAGTGATCGGCGGATGGATCGATCTGGGGTATGCCCATCTGTTCGGCATCCGGCAGCAGATCCGGCAGCATGAAGACATAGAAGGGCTGAAGGTCCGGGTGGCCGGCGGTCTTGCCAATAAACTGAGAATCCAGGGGCTGGGCGGCGATCCCATGATCATTCCCTGGCCGGATCTGCCGGATCACATTTACCGGGGCCGGGTCGATGCTGTACTCACCACCTATGAAACCATTAAAAGCGCTCAAATGTGGGACATGGGTGTGACATCCGTGTTCGAGGACCGCCAGTATTTTCCCCAGTATGTCCCGCTGATACGCAACTCCTTCTGGAAAAGGCTGCCTGAAGACATTCAGCAGATTATCATGGACCTCTGGGAAAACAACATTGACGATTCCCGGAATCTGGCAGCCGATTCCCAGCACCAGGCCAAAGACCGGTTGCTGGAAGAAAAAGTGATGGTGTCCAAGCCTTTGCCAAAACAGATGGATGCCTGGCGGAACCGGCTGATCCCTCTCCAGGACGGGTTTGTCAAACAGCTGGGAATTGATCCGGACCTGGTCCGCCAGGTCACCCGGGAGCTGGAAAGACAATGACGAACAGGCAGGCTGCTTTTTTCCGGGACCGCATGTTCATGCCGATTATCGTGATGACCTGTGCAATTGCCGCCGGGTTTCTGGCATTGAGTGCGGCATCGATTCTGAGGAACAGGGCCCAGCATCTCAACGAAGGGATGATCAAATCCAGGACCCAGGCTCAGGTCCTGGGGGAAAGCATTTCCGGCATGCTGTACACGGTGGATTACGCCCTGCTGGCTGCCGCCTCAATGATCAAAAACCAGAACAATCCCATCGAGGAGGGTTTCAGCCCGGAAACATCGGCGTTCATCAAAGAAGAGTTCACTTTTCTGCCGCGGGTCCGGGACATTGTGTTCACCCATGCCGACGGAAACAGAGAATGGCGTGTCCTGGAATCTGATCTGCCTGTCACGCTGACCTCTTTTGAAAAATTTCAGTTTGCCTGGCTGGAATCTGCGGTGGAACCTCAATTTTTCGAGAACACCCAGGCTCTGATTCTGTTGAGCCGCCGGGTGGAAAACCGGCAAAACCAATTTATCGGTGTTCTCACCGCCATCATGGACACTTCGTTTTTTTTCAACAGATATGATGACTATCTGCACATAGATGCCCAAGGCATCGCGCTTTTTGATGCACAGGGCCGGCTTCTGGCCGGGGACCGCATACATCAGGATGACACCCGAATGGTTTCAACCTATCAGTTACGCAATTTCCCGTTTCACGTGGCGGTCATGCATGACAAAAAAAACCTGCTCAATAAATGGCGGCAGGAAACCACACGGGACGTCGCCCTGATCAGTGCCACATTCATCACCGCCCTGATCACCCTGATGCTGGCTTTGCGACAGCGGAAACTGCGCAGAAAAGCGGAACATCGCCTCATGGAACACCACCAGAGCCTGGAAGAAACCATTCGCCTGCGCACCAACGAATTGCAGGCTGCCAACACCGGTCTGAAGGGAAAAAACCGGGATCTTGAAGCCGCCATGAAGGAAATCAAAACCTTAAGCGGACTTTTACCCATCTGCATGCACTGCAAAAAAATCCGGGACGACCAAGGGTATTGGAAACAGATGGAAACCTATATCCACGAGCATTCCGATGCGCAATTCAGCCACAGCATCTGCCGGGAATGTGCGGAAAAATTCTACCCGGATCTGGATATTTATGAAGATGAAGAGGATTGATACACGAAGAGATCACGAAGAATTTGATTCTTCGTGATCTCTTCGTGTGCTTCATGGTTTTATACCGGCATTTATCCGATCACGGAAAAACTGGAATCCGGATTGATTTTGCGCAACCGGGAATAAAACCCGATGTTGCAGGGCCGTTTGGTGTATTTCATGGTAAAATGCACGGGGTCTTTGTCATGATCCCGGCCGTTTTCCACTTCCTGCACCAGTTGGGCCATGAGCGCGCCTGCTACAGGGGCGTTCTTGAACTGGTTTCCGCTGGTGCCCACAGCCATGTAGAATCCGTTGAGGCTGGATTTATCATAGATGGGGATCCAGTCGTCGGTGCAGTCGTACAGGTCCACGATGCCGCTGGGTTTGTTGGGAATGCGCATGTCCGGGATCCGCTGGGCCTCTCTCATCACCTGGGTGGTCCACTGTTCCGTGAAGTCGGTGTTGTAGTTGTCCGGATCATCGATGTATTCCAGGGTATCGCATTCCGGATCTTCAGACCCGATCAGAATGTGGTTGCCCACTTCCGGCCGTGAATAGCAGCCCACATCCCCGTCCGAGATAATGGTGCCCAAATGGTTGTAGTCAAATCCTTCCGGGGCCGGCACATGGCAGACCTCCTGGCGCAGGGCCCTTGTCTTGATGTTCATCTCATCTTCCACACCGGCCATGCGGTTGATCTGAAACGAGTGGGGTCCGGCCACGTTGATCACCACGGGGGCATCGATCTGTGTGCCGTCCGCCAGCGTAATGCCCTGGACCTGGTTGTCTTTTTTCCGGATCTCGGCCACCCTTGCATTGAACAGAAATTTCCCGCCCCTGGCTTCGGCAGCCCGCTGCACGTTGTGGGTGGACTGTTTGGGATCGGAAATCAGCCCGGATTCAGGAATATACAGGGCGCCTGCAATGGCATCCCGGGTGGGGGTGCCGAAACGCGCATCACTGGGTAGCGCAGGAGGACCGAATCCCCGGGTGTCCAGGATGGGAAGCAGTTCCGTGATCTCTTTGGGCCCGAAATCCCAGTAAGGCACACTCAGTTCATCCAGGGCGGCCCTGACCTTTTCCAGGTTGTGG
Above is a window of Desulfotignum balticum DSM 7044 DNA encoding:
- the dctP gene encoding TRAP transporter substrate-binding protein DctP; protein product: MAAPKLLPIMRISVENTASHFQTRAVERFAQQLKTALDKRIDVQFFSNARLFRDADVIRALGQGKIEMAVPGTWHVTRYVPDVGVFQLPVFYGRSAQDIYSILDSPLGKNLNARIEKTLNFKVIGGWIDLGYAHLFGIRQQIRQHEDIEGLKVRVAGGLANKLRIQGLGGDPMIIPWPDLPDHIYRGRVDAVLTTYETIKSAQMWDMGVTSVFEDRQYFPQYVPLIRNSFWKRLPEDIQQIIMDLWENNIDDSRNLAADSQHQAKDRLLEEKVMVSKPLPKQMDAWRNRLIPLQDGFVKQLGIDPDLVRQVTRELERQ
- a CDS encoding two-component system sensor histidine kinase NtrB; its protein translation is MENKQEKQTQQFLEAINKTTIDGFWALNTQGIIVEVNDAFCLMTGYSRKELVGMTIGNLDTIESFDITAARIERIVTNGSESFETRHRRKDGTTFPIEISATWMTSNGGRLICFGRDITERKQTENRIRHLQKSESLDRMAGAMAHHYNNLLTSVMGNLEMAMEALPKNSRITSNLKGAMQAAERISKLGTTMRIYLGQTHPSQKRLNLSETCRNAVSTHLPDFPSWILLETNFFEPGPMIRANTDEIGQLLKILLNNAREAIGDQPGTIYVSTCEVLAGKITGTLRLPVDFRPEGSDFACIRIQDTGPGIPEKNLEKIFDPFYSTKFVGRGLGLPIALGTIKSLGGCITVTADAGSGPVFQIFIPISDKPVQGD
- a CDS encoding cache domain-containing protein, with product MTNRQAAFFRDRMFMPIIVMTCAIAAGFLALSAASILRNRAQHLNEGMIKSRTQAQVLGESISGMLYTVDYALLAAASMIKNQNNPIEEGFSPETSAFIKEEFTFLPRVRDIVFTHADGNREWRVLESDLPVTLTSFEKFQFAWLESAVEPQFFENTQALILLSRRVENRQNQFIGVLTAIMDTSFFFNRYDDYLHIDAQGIALFDAQGRLLAGDRIHQDDTRMVSTYQLRNFPFHVAVMHDKKNLLNKWRQETTRDVALISATFITALITLMLALRQRKLRRKAEHRLMEHHQSLEETIRLRTNELQAANTGLKGKNRDLEAAMKEIKTLSGLLPICMHCKKIRDDQGYWKQMETYIHEHSDAQFSHSICRECAEKFYPDLDIYEDEED
- a CDS encoding hybrid sensor histidine kinase/response regulator — protein: MKNKISDKIPEKTDRCRILMEQSRDGIVILDQTGQVIESSQRFADMIGHPLDSMTRLKVFDWEYLFSPEQILEMINQVDEKGDHFETTHRRRDGSTYDVEITTNAAWFDGQKQIFCICRDITERKQIEAENENLQTQLIQAQKMESVGRLAGGVAHDFNNMLGIILGRLEFAMEKVHKNDSVYVDLKEIETAAKRSADITNQLLAFARKQPVSPRQLDLNDTVKYMLNLLRRLIGKDIDLIWKPGGSLWPLKMDPSQIDQILANLCVNARDAITGVGSLTIETGKQSFDEKFCSEHPGFIPGDFVRLTISDTGCGMDKNTLDNIFEPFFTTKGVGRGTGLGLSTVYGIVKQNKGFIHVHSEPGQGTSFNIYLPRFKGQNKTNMTMTGEKAASGGTETILLVEDDPAILRMTRSMLERNGYSVISAATPRQALTAMKNHAGTIDLLLTDVIMPEMNGQDLAEKITAINPVIKRLFMSGYTADIITHHTILNDSAAFIQKPFSMADLAEKLRGLLDGK
- a CDS encoding NAD(P)/FAD-dependent oxidoreductase; protein product: MENKYDAIVIGAGIIGACTGFELAKKGLKVLNVDKLPEAGHGSTSGSCAIIRLHYSTPDGVAMAREGYFYWVDWAKYLGTVDETGLVKYINTGCMVMKTEKNHNLEKVRAALDELSVPYWDFGPKEITELLPILDTRGFGPPALPSDARFGTPTRDAIAGALYIPESGLISDPKQSTHNVQRAAEARGGKFLFNARVAEIRKKDNQVQGITLADGTQIDAPVVINVAGPHSFQINRMAGVEDEMNIKTRALRQEVCHVPAPEGFDYNHLGTIISDGDVGCYSRPEVGNHILIGSEDPECDTLEYIDDPDNYNTDFTEQWTTQVMREAQRIPDMRIPNKPSGIVDLYDCTDDWIPIYDKSSLNGFYMAVGTSGNQFKNAPVAGALMAQLVQEVENGRDHDKDPVHFTMKYTKRPCNIGFYSRLRKINPDSSFSVIG